The Felis catus isolate Fca126 chromosome X, F.catus_Fca126_mat1.0, whole genome shotgun sequence genome includes a region encoding these proteins:
- the LOC123383284 gene encoding melanoma-associated antigen 9-like yields MPLRQRRAPAGAQASLPDALRVKVASLVLLLLLKYRTKQPTTRAEMLAAVSQDDQDRFPVIFRRACEYLQLVFGVDVKEVDPREGSYVLVSILGLSCDGTPSGRNGMPKTSLLVLVLWVILLEEDRAPEEAVWEALGVMGVYAGREHVFYGEPRELLTDVWVQEGYLEYRQVPGSEPARYEFLWGPRAHAETSGVQVLQHFLAVNSRQPGSPCLSEEAVSHEEERA; encoded by the exons ATGCCCCTGCGTCAGAGGA GGGCCCCGGCAGGGGCCCAGGCCTCGCTCCCAGATGCGCTCCGCGTGAAGGTGGCCAGCCTGGTGCTGCTTCTGCTCCTCAAGTATCGCACCAAGCAGCCGACCACACGGGCGGAGATGCTGGCGGCGGTTAGCCAAGATGACCAGGACCGCTTCCCCGTGATCTTCCGCCGAGCCTGCGAGTATCTGCAGCTGGTCTTTGGAGTCGACGTGAAGGAAGTGGACCCCCGCGAGGGCTCCTACGTCCTGGTCAGCATCCTGGGCCTCAGCTGCGATGGGACGCCGAGTGGTAGGAACGGCATGCCCAAGACCAGCCTCCTGGTGCTGGTCCTGTGGGTGATCCTCCTGGAGGAGGACCGTGCCCCTGAGGAGGCGGTGTGGGAAGCGCTGGGGGTCATGGGGGTGTATGCCGGCAGGGAGCACGTATTCTATGGGGAGCCCAGGGAGCTGCTGACCGACGTCTGGGTGCAGGAAGGGTACCTGGAGTACCGGCAGGTGCCCGGCAGCGAGCCCGCACGCTACGAGTTCCTGTGGGGTCCCAGGGCCCACGCAGAAACCAGTGGCGTGCAAGTGCTGCAGCACTTCCTCGCGGTCAACAGCAGGCAGCCCGGGTCTCCGTGTCTGTCCGAAGAGGCTGTGAGCCATGAGGAAGAGCGGGCCTGA